TTGCTGCATATGccaacaaaaatatgaaaaaaaagataatttcaagcTCCCGAGTGTTGGTGAGTCCTAACAAAACAAACTCAGATATCTTTGAGCTATTCACCATTTTCATCTAGTCTATGTAGGAGTtttcagaaattctttaaaatgaagataatctgGAAAAGGTGACAATGTAGTCTGTAGTAGTTTTGAAGATATGGTCATATAGAAAGTAGTACTTGATTCCTATAGAAAGAGAGAtggacatttttgaaaaatagatttaattGATTAATGCAAGCACATTACTTGTATACACATTCAcattattgcatttattttcagaCAGAAAGGCACAAAAGACGGAAAATTTATTGTATAATTTTGTAAATCTAGTTTGCAGCCATCGATTTTGTCTCCAGATTCATTTGTTTCTATCAGGAGTTCATGAATTCATGAACCATGAGTTCAGTGGGTCAATGACTAAAAGAGTCAAATGGCTATCAGTCATGAGTTGGTTCAAGTGGATAGGAATATATCGTGTAACTTTTTGGTGCCTAGGATTCAATCTTTAACCTTTTCTACTTCCCTAATTTGAAATATTCAGATAAGTTCATATGAATTGAATTACATACCCACTCAGCAAATTACTTTAGGGTACTGTCTTCTATTAGCTATATCATATTCTCACTCCTCCCTTTCATCCCAAAGAAATATACCAATGATTTCACTTATTCCTGAAGTTTAAGCTGCCTACAGTCTGTCATATGCTCTTACCTCCccaaaattatagtaaaataagCTTCCTAAGAAGTTActgaacaaaaacataaatatttctcagtgtccaggtttttttcttcctttctccctttcttctccttcctttcctccctttttccttccctccctcccattcttccctccctcccttctttcctccctccctcccatccttcgattcttccctccttcctccctcccttcttctttccttgctccctctctccctctcttccttctttcttttttaaaaatttcttaaaaatttttttttcaatagtgttCTGTGTTCCATTCTTTGGTTCCTGAATAAAACTACTGACCTCTACTTTTTTGCCTATTTTCCTGAATCAGTTGTTGCTGGAATCCTGGCTGGAGTTTTCTTTCTTGCCCCTTTGCATTCAGGGTGTAGATGCTCTCTGATCAACCACCAAATCTTTTACAAGTAGTGTTTATGTTTCCTTGGCTCCTGAGTACTTACATTTTTTTGGTAAGCTTTGCTTTCCTCTAACTTTTCATACTTGTGTGCAGACTGACTCTTGACAGTTATCCTGGCTCATACATCCTTGATACCTGCACTCTATGTTTTTCCACGTTGAGCTGGCACTGTTGGCTCACTTTTAGCTactttttcattatgatttaGATCTTTTGGTctcagctttctgtttctttttccttaaaaaaacaaaacaaactattaATGGTACACATCAACCACAAAGACACACATATAGAatcacacacgtgcacacaggcACTTATACCACATTCTAGTTCTGGAGTACCAGGATGGAATGTAGAGAATCtcgtctgatttttttttttttttttgctttatagttAATGAAATATTCAGAAGTTATTGTTTAGCCCAattatcagaattaaaaaaacaaacaaacaaacaactgaaCCAAGAATCAAGATTCAACTAGTCCTGGCCTCATCATTTACTAGGGAAATATACTCTTAACTCTTTTcaacattgatttattttctataaaaataaaatagctactCTTCAACCTCCCAGATTGTTATAACTATAAAGGGTAACATATAtggaatatatttgtatatttcattGTACACATAGAtgctatgtatgtatgtgcattaacaaaattttatctttaacatgATCTCATTTTCTGGTGATTATAAGGATACCTAAACCAAAAAGGACCACTGAAGCCTTTACTATGGAAAACCTGGTAAAGAAGACAGtgttaatgaaaatattatttttagtcaATATGATATAATTTCCTAGTTGTCTTCTTTATAAGAAATTATTGTCATCACATTGGCGTTGTATTTCATGTAGTAATTGAGTCTACATACAagttatgaaattattttcaaaattatgcaGTCCTCAATCTCAAAATACTAACTAGAAAAAATCCTGAGGAGAatcataaaagtaatttttactgtttgttgtataaaattggaaaattaaaatcaaataatatttattgatttagggttttttgaaaatttacaagcatatttataaaatatatccaGCTAAATGTACGTATAGAAGGAATCAAATCTGATATGGTAGATGAAATCATTCATTATGACAATTTGTAAATATGATCaaatatgaaatatctttaaaaatctatatttctACTCAGACACAGGTAAAACTAAGttagagttagaaaaagaaaacggTCCTTTCTAACATAAAGCTCACatggaaaatttaaatgtttgagTGGCATTTATTATGCAAATAAcattgaactgaaaagaaatgaaagacaattGAGTAAAACTGGATCAGACAAGGTTTGGCTTCTCTAGCAGGAGCTTGAGAATGCGATGGGTGGCCTGTGATTGGGGAACCTAGCCTTTTCTGTGCCGTTCGTGTGACTAAATGAAGAAAACTTATTCAGTCCTTTTCAACTGTGGTGCTTgcttgaaagaaaaaagctttagAATGTTCAAAACTGTGTCTATATTCAGTAGTAAACTCTTTTCTATACATTTTCACAAAAGCACTTTAACAGTGTATGTGAAAATATGTATCTGGtagttcttttgaaaaaaatataggcTATGAAGTTTCTATTgatattgagggttttttttaaataatttttttctcataagagTGTTAAGCTATTCATGGATTAGATAACCCATGGGCAATATTCTCTTATCACAAAAAATATTTGGAACGTGAAAAATCAGACTTGCTGCCAAAATaaccattataaatattttcctaattgaaaaataaacttgtatATTTGCTAGAAAAATATTCAACACTATAAGTGCACAAAGGATTTTATTCTTGTATAttgattaactttaaaatattaaaataagtggTAGAAAAGGGCTAGTGGctttagaaaaataggaaattatcCTTGGGTTGCAGCAATTACCAAAACAAGTATGTCAGCAGTATAATTAGACAACTGTATTGAATAAAAGGTCGTATCActtcaatgaagaaaataaatgtaggctggaggggaaaattaaaaatatatatattaatttaaattgatCACTTATCTCAGCATTCCAGTGTTTTCTGAGTTGAAATAAATACTCAAGTGTATGAAAGTAAAAACATAGATAagtaaattaacataaaataaaacaagtcaatgttttccattttctttatctgagATTTTTATTAGATTACACTTCAGACTTCTCACAGATTGCTAAATGTAGCCAAGGATGACActaatttttccattattataccatattctaaattatttcatttttctctcatagGGATTAAATGAACCCAAGtttatattctaaaaatacaaattaaaattacaaaactgaCCTCTCAGATCAGGAATGTCAGTGATATTTATTTATCAATCACAGACTGGCTCTTCTTCTTACTTAAACTAGATACATTTGTCCAGATGGTATCTGACTCAAATTGTCTTGTACTGTTGCTCTCATGATCAGAATAGTATGGTTATCATTCATTTCTAAGTTTCTTATAGAGTCTCCTTCTTTTATTAAAGgatacaatttcttttttttttaactttttttttattgatttataatccttttacaatattgtgtcaaatttaAGGATACAGTTTCTATATGTCATTAGCACTGCTATTTAAACCTACCAGTTCTAGCTGTGGAGTGGCCTCTTCAAAGACATGTAGACGTAGTGAGattctaaatatatattgtttacCTTTTTTATCTCCATGTCATACATAACAGTCATTTGCAGATCAGGGGAAAAAGGGACAAGAAACATAGAGAAGATGCAGAGTGGTGATTAACCCCCAGAgggaattattaaaataaacatgctACTTAGTTGCCCACAGAGTTCAGAGCAAGGACTTATTCTCTCATTATTTAAGTGGATTGTGAATTCACCACATGTATCAACCATGTGGACTTTCTCTAATAAGTGCTTTCCAGAGAAATCACTAACTCAAATGTTTTGGTTGGTAGAAAGTGAGCCCATTTGTAGAAAATGGATCTATCATAGATGATGGGcttgagaaaattataattcTGTGAATTTGATTTCATCAAGTCTGAATAGTTGTAGTCTGATAACTGaatcatttattcaattaaaattaaacgATGTCCACACAGAGCATGGCATATGAGGAAATTCATACACTATAGACCAGTTTTTAACATAGAGAAAAATCTCCTTTTATtatagaagaggagagagagagagagagagagagagagagcgcacaCAGGCTCATGATCTAGAACAATCAGGGGAGGCTTTCACCATGGTGATCAATAAATGCTTATGGGTAATCAACACGTGATTAGTTAGTGGCGTTTAGCAGTCAACCATTCTAAAGATTTAGAATTTCATGTAGTCCTTTACAATTATGTTTAACTTCATGATGGCTCAACAGTATTAAAGGAAAATCATGGAAGCGAGTATAGTAAAATTTTTATGGCAAAACAATGTAATTAAGCAAGTAAAATTCTAAAGGCTGAGTAGCAATACATGATTGCAGATGAGTTCGCCTGCTTGAGGAAATTTTCTGTATTCTTATGGTTCCTTAATTATAATCCTCTTGAAAAGATTACAAGGAAGTGAGGGTTGTAAGTATATGTTAAATGTAGTGCCACAGCCATTTCCAAAGCACATAGCAGTCATTGCTAATATATTACTCACTCTTTCTCACTGAGCCTCAGAATTTTTTTCGATTTAATTCCCCAGGCAGCCACTAGCAATTAGAATtaccatgaaaacaaaatttaaaaaatatttctgctaAGGAGATGTATGCCACAATTTAGTGCGGCATTTGAGGGGATATTTGCAAGAcaggaaaggatttttaaaaatagaagttagaaataataatatgAGCACAATATTGATGTCCAGACTAGATTAACCATACCAGTTGGTACACATAGAATTTTTTAGAATAAGTCTGAAATGTTAAGAGCACACTGTCTAAGGCCAAACTAAAGTagggcaaaaaaagagaaagggataaggaaggaaaataagtaaGTTTGATATTCCAGGTAcattgttttgtaaaataaaggaTATCAAAGAGATGGTACCCAAGATGTTTGCATAAATCAGATTTTGTCTCCATCTTTGGAAGGCCTCTTTGCAACGTTTCCTTAAACTCGCTGTTTGGATCATTTAATAAATAAGGCTTACAACCTGAAAGCAGCCTACTAACTGTTTTCTCCACTTTCACTTTTGTTACCATTTATTTGCCACTTAAGAGGACAGATCTTCATCAGACTTTAAAAGTATGTTGAATCTATTCCCTCCTGTTCTCAAAACAGTTTAATGGCTTTATATTGCCAAAATAAAGGATCCACGAGGTCTGACTATTCTGGtcttttcctttctataaaatCTCGGcatagttctttctttttttaaaacatcaacttCTCTCAAAAAGGTCTGCCTTCAGTACCTACCAGGTCTTTCTCACTTCACAATATCTCTAAATACTggcccttctgcctggaatgctcttttccCCACTCagattcttcagttttctttttgtgttggTTTAAACATCTCTTCTTTAAAGTGGTCTTCTGATACCACCACATCTAACACAGATGCTTCTTCTTATTCTCTCCAGGGCAGAGAACATGCCTGTGAAGTTAACCATGTATCTGTATTGCTTGGGACAGTATTTTGTACCtagtagatattttttaaaatgtttcataaatgaCAGAATTCAGTTAAAAGAACATTGAGTATCCATGCTACCTATGGTAACAAGATACAATATGCAGTTAATAGTTTTAATctttaatatttcaattttattgattcttaaaaattatttgggtATGCAACTTTATGTTTGGCATGTTTATTTCTAGGcatattttgaaattctattaAGAATAATTAGCCTATTGAGATCATACAATGGAACAATATTCTTCAAATTCTTATTCAAATCACAACTCCTCTGTGAAGACTCGGTGTGCTTGACATACATTGGTAGATATTTTTAATACCAATTAAGTTACTACATAtaactttagaaatgaaaatttatactAAACACCATATAATGTGTCATCTTACCAAAGTTTCATATTTTCACAGATTgagttactgaaataaaaatttttataagaagaCATACTTATGTATATTACATtatgtttcttcttcttaaatgcttatgtattttaaacattcatcAGAGATTCCCTTAATTCTAAGGTAAGGAGATAAACAGTTAATGAATGCATGCTTACATATGTATTACATTTGTGGTATGAACACTTTCCAttagtgttttaaataaaaattatcttcataATTCCACAtatttggaaggaagaaaactgatATTATTTAACACAtccatttcaaatatttggataaatattttaagactCAAGACCACCAAATAGCAGAGAATGCAAAACAATCATTTGTTACAGACATAAATTAGTGGGTGAGCCAAGAAACCATATGCTGCCTGCTCAGTCTCTTCATAGCTGCCTTCATTTCCTGATTCCTCAGAGTATAAATAATTGGATTAAGGAAAGGGGTGATTATAGagtaaaatatggaaagaaactTATCTACAGAATAGCTATTAAACGGGAAAGCATAGATGAAGATAGCAGGACCAAAGAAGAGAGTGACCACAGTGATGTGAGCAGATAGTGTGGACAGAGCCTTGGAGGATGCGCTGAAGGAGTGTTGCCGGATGGTGACCAGCATGAGAATGTAGGACATGAGcaagaggaggaagcagcccaGGGACAGGAGTCCACTGTTCATAGCCACCAAGAGCTGTAGGTTGTAGGTCTCAGTGCAGGCCAGCTTGATGACCAGGGGAAGGTCACAGAAGAAGCTGTCCATGACATTGGGGCCGCAGAAGGGCAAACCCACTGTGAAAACCATCTGGCTCGTGGTATGCATGAGCCCAACTGCCCATGAGAGCAGCAGTAACCCAGTGAGCACCTTGTGACTCATGATGGTCTTGTAGTGCAGAGGTCTGCATATGGCAGCATACCTGTCGATGGCCATAGCTATCAGAAGAGACATCTCTCCACCTCCAAAGAAGTGCATAAAAAACATCTGAGTCATGCAGCCCCACCAAGAGATGGTCTTGCGTTTTCTGAGGAAGTCTGAAATCACTTTTGGAGTTGCAGCAGAGGAAAGACATAAGTCAAAAAATGATAAGTTTGCCAAAAAGAAATACATGGGGGAGTGAAGATGGTTATCAAATATCACAGAGATCACAATGAGGAGGTTTCCTACTATGATGGCCACGTAAATGAGAAAGAAGATTGCAAAAAAGAGTATTTGAATTTCTTGAGAACTGGAAAGTCCCAGCAGGATGAACTCAGAAACACTTGATGTGTTAGTCAGGAGATCCATTCATCATTTTGCATGAGTCCTGTCAGAAGTTGTCTGAAAGGGGAAAACATATCGGCTATGACAGGTCAGGGAACTTAGTCTTTATTTAAGCATCCTCTTTCTTACTAGGGCAACAACCATTTTGTCAATAGGACTGCTTTGTAGGTGTTTTTCAGTTGGAGATATTTCACAGACCACAGGACCGTAAAGGTGTAATGGGTCTGGATCCAACTAAATCAAATTAGTCTCTTGGTTAGTACAGGGCAAGCTCAGTTAGACACTTGAGAAAACTCATCTCCCTTCATGTTCAGTTCCGGATCACACTGTACTTGAATAGTTAGTTTAGGAGAGTGATCGAGTTTTCAAAAGCATCAGGTTTTTATCTTTTGTGGATGCGTCTCAGGAACTTCATTTACTGACACATTTTTGTGACATGCCCAGTATGCAATGAAAAGTTTGCCATATTAAAAAGAATTGCTGAAATCACACGATGTCCATTATGCGTCCTGAAGTGACCTAAGTAGAGATTCTGATTATGACCATCTTGTTTATAGAAAGTTGGATGTTGAGACAGCCACATAGTTTACTGAGAGTAAACCCAAGCACTGAGGTTTGAGACTTGAATGACCCAGGTTGACTCTCAGAATTACAGATGCTCATTTCACGTATTGGCTAACTCTTCTGTTGATGTGGTCAGACAAGTAAGTGTATCCCTTCTGTGCATTCTTATCCAACCATTGCAAAATTGGATCAAATGACCATTTTTAtcagatgtttgtttttaatttgtatattttcacaTATAATGAGTGTACCCAAGTACCAAAAGGGGACTAGGTCAGTATCAGTCTGCATAAATCTACTTATTGTAGAGCCTCTTCTGTTTGTCtgattttacctttatttttcaaatcttattCTATGCTTATTGATCATCTCCagtccttttcttctttaacaaaGCCTAGAGCAAGACTTAATACCAATATCAGAGATGAAAACAGGATATATGTGATTCTGGGGTGGGGGTATATTTAACCTTTTTATCAGGCAGTTTAAACTTTAGAGATACAGTATATTATGTTAACCATAATGAACATTTAATTGTATGCACTTTTGTATGTAAAGTTGCTATCAGTAAGACACACATTTTATCATAAGCAGCCCATACTCTAACCATTATTTTGACACTATCACACAGAGTAACGTTAaaacttctttcttttgcatAATAATAGAGTGGAGAATGTAAATCTTTGTTAGTTATTCACACAAGGGactcttcattccttctttgtgtttttgtaaTTCCTTCTTAATGCAAGCCAATTATTTTATCTAAGGTATAGCCCTCTGAACCTTACCTTCTGTGTTTCTCTAAAGTACGCAAATAAGTAGGTTTGTAGGTGCTCATTAACTTGACAAAGATAGGGTCCTGGAACAaagtgatttctctctctctctcttttttaatagattcatgtttgtttaaatatatgGCCTTTTCCAGACTGCTGTGGTAGGATATTTCATCACATATTCCTTCCTATAGTCCCTAACATGTGTAATGATAGCATCATCATTCTGTAAGTGGTGACATGATTTTCTAAGCCATCAATCAGGCATTTTATCCTTGCAGTTCTATTACTtatcactctttaaaaataattgcattccTAGAAGTAAATATACCCTTGTCCCTACATTAGTGCAGTAATTCAAAGAAAAAGTCATTCAGTCTGATTGGTATAGGCAAACAATTTAAGCATATCTTGAAAATATACCCTTTTCTCTAAGAACAATTTATTTGGCCTGCATTGCTGTATTATTATCTTAATTCCCAGTAAACATCTTTCCAATGATTTTTTTGTagcttttttctgtttgtctaaAAATCAAGTTTTTTCCTAGCTTAATTTCCTCTTCCTAGCCCTCCTCTCAGTTATTATCTTGGCATTTGAATTTTATCACCAAATGAGCACAGTTATATTATAAATGAGACCGGAGTGATAGATGTGGTACATAGGTAGAGTAACATGTCAGGATTATGTAACCTACCAGTTGCACTTGGACTTCAGAAGTAACATCAACATGAAATCCTGGATGCTTAATCTTTATCATCTAGTGATTTATTTTCTGCTCTGAGCTTCAAAAGACAAAAGTATATAAAGGTATCCCTTGATAGGAGTCATACAGGAGAAAACTCATTTGATTGTTTTAGAGTCCTCAGAGACTGGCAGTAAATGTAATTGGGATTGTTAAAAGAGACTTTTGCCATTACAAAAAATGAGACGCCTGTTTTTTAACCTCTCAAGTTGACAGTACTTTAAAGGCATCAATCAATATTCAGGAGGTATTCGAAGATGTCACTAGCGGTGAATTATGAGATTTTTGTATgatgcttttccttttgttgtagTTTAGCTTCTAAAACAGGCATGAGAAATGTTATATTTAGCTAAAGATAGATGTTctagtttattttaattctaaattttattgtttgaaattttcacatttaaagttAAATCTCttggaatttatttataaatgacatGAGGTaatgtttttatcatttcaattaaataataatttattctaCTAACGATTGTTATGCTTTTTTAGAACTTGGTAAATTTTCAGATAGAACAGGCTCTTTTTTCAGGtttattcctttttccccttGTTTTACCTGCTAACATTTGGGGAGGTACTGCATGCTTTTACTCATTGTGTTTGATCATTGCTTTATTCATTCaaagtgttctttattttcatatttttaattctaaattaaatTGACCTGTTTTCTAAAGTTAAAACAAGTTCCACTCGTTATTTTGATTTCACAATATTAAGCTTAtaagaaatgtagaaaaaatgaatagaattatAAAATTGAGTATTACAGAAAGATTTTATGTCCCTTTAaatatttgcctatttttatGACACAACTAACTTTTGTCATCTTCATTATTTCAGCACTTTATTTTggtaacacattttttaaattaaatgcagtTTTGCATATTTCTCAGTTTGATACTACACTTAAATATGAACTTTTTCCTTAGCATAATTGATTTTATTgctattgatttcatttttacatatttcaaGTCATAATTGGTATTATGAaatcttatttctcattttttctagTACATTCTCTTCTGTGTTTCAGTTTACTGATAAAATGATCTCCAaacattaataacatttttatatttattttctttagtgttattaCATTAACTAGAAGTTTAGAGCAATGTGGAATAACAATGATGGTAACTGGCTATGACAGAACTTGTTAGCTTTCCAACCAtgactgtcttctttcttcaTCATGAAACCTCATTCTCTTGGGATCAGTTGCCTATGTACTTCAGTGGATTCTCAAACCCTGTCCAAGATGCTCCATCTCACTAGCCTCAGCCAATTCCAGTGCCACCATTTTCCTCACCAGCGTCTGGTTTAGTGATGAGCAAAGACCACGTAGCAGAGACTGCTCCTGTGTGCTGAGTAGCCTGCTCCCATTCTTTGTTAGTAACAGAAACTTGAATTCATTTAGAGACATTATACAGCCTCCCTTGCAATTAGAGTGGCaaataacatgaaagaaaaaatatatcaagtAGCCACTTCTTGAAAATTATAGGGGCTGAGTCGGTGAGTTATGCTCTTTGCTTCTCCGTAAGCCTCTATTTTCTCAGGTCTaatttggaaatgtatttttatagtaaCATTAAACACTGTAAATATTTAGTTAAATGATGTTAAATATTGTAAGTATTTAAAACCAAAGGAATTCATTTAATTACTCAAGTGACACAGTGGCCAAAATGCTAACTGGGAATGTTCAGGGGAACCAAAGGTGAGTATCAGCTGGAAGCTCCCACCACATCTAAGCTGTGGGTGCAGGAGAAGAGGTAGTCCTACCACAGCCCAAGGGTGTGGGcatgcattcattttcttcttcttccttaacaaattaccataaacacAGGGACATCATCCAAGACAAATTTATCATCTCAGAATCCTATAGGTTCAAAACAAAACCTGGATTTTGTCCCATTGGTCTCACTGGaacaaaatcaaagtgtcagcagagtGCTATTTCTTACTGGATGCTTTGAGGGAGAATCTCTTCCCAGACTCATGCTGGTTGTGTTCCCAATTCAATTCCGTGTGGCTGTAGATtgacctttctttttccttgatgaTTTTCAGACAGGGGTTATTCTCAGTTTCTAGACGGTGCCTGTATTCCTTGGTCATGGTCTCATACTCTTCAAAGCCAGGACAGTAGATTGAGGCCCTCCCAAGTTTCATTGTTCCTGGCTTCTTTAGTGCCCCATCAATCTCTTTTTCTGCAGACATGAAAGGTTCaacacttt
This is a stretch of genomic DNA from Camelus ferus isolate YT-003-E chromosome 6, BCGSAC_Cfer_1.0, whole genome shotgun sequence. It encodes these proteins:
- the LOC102523707 gene encoding olfactory receptor 4K13, with amino-acid sequence MDLLTNTSSVSEFILLGLSSSQEIQILFFAIFFLIYVAIIVGNLLIVISVIFDNHLHSPMYFFLANLSFFDLCLSSAATPKVISDFLRKRKTISWWGCMTQMFFMHFFGGGEMSLLIAMAIDRYAAICRPLHYKTIMSHKVLTGLLLLSWAVGLMHTTSQMVFTVGLPFCGPNVMDSFFCDLPLVIKLACTETYNLQLLVAMNSGLLSLGCFLLLLMSYILMLVTIRQHSFSASSKALSTLSAHITVVTLFFGPAIFIYAFPFNSYSVDKFLSIFYSIITPFLNPIIYTLRNQEMKAAMKRLSRQHMVSWLTH